The sequence ACGCCCTGGTGCTGCTGGCGATCACCGGCCGGATCACCGAATGGGGCTTCAGTCCGAACAAGACCGCCGCCCTCGGCGAGAACGTCATCCTGCTCACCAACCTGGCATGGTCGGCTTGGCTGTTCCTCGGCTTCGTCCGTGGCCGCATGCCCTTCGCCCGCCTCGAACGGTGGCAGACCCGGTACGTGATCGTGTACGCGGTCTGGGCCTGGACGGTCGTCCTCGCCTTCCCGCTCGTGTTCGACTTCGCCTGAGCCGGATCAGACGCCACTCAACCCTGTCCGGATAGCGGGCAGGGTTGAGTGGCTTGTCCCCTCAGGACATCGCGGCGCGAGCCGCCGGGTGGAGCCAGCTCGCGGTCGGTCGCAGCGACCCTCTTGACCGCGGAATGCCGGTCCGCTTAGGTTCATCAATCAGAAAGGTCTCTTTACTAATTCTCTCCACCGTCGTGGGAGTGCCGATGCGACCGATCCGCCACCGCCGCCTCACCGCCGTCGTCGCCCTGGCGACCGTGCTGGTCACCGCCGCCCCGCCGACGGCCGCCGGCGCGGACGACAGCGGGAACCGCCGTGCGGGTTACCACCGGGTCGGCTACTTCACCCAGTGGGGCATCTACGGCCGGGCCTTCCCGGTGAGGAAGCTCGACACCTCCGGGGCGGCGAGCCGCCTCACCCACGTCAACTACGCCTTCGGCAACGTCAGCGAGGACGGGCGCTGCTTCGTGGACGGTGGGCCGGGCGAGGGTGACGCCTGGGCCGACTACCAGCGTCCCGTCCCGGCGCAGGAGAGCGTCGACGGCGTCGCCGACGCCTGGGGCGAACCGCTCAACGGCAACTTCGGCCAGCTGGCCAAGCTCAAGGCCAAGCACCCCGGCCTGCAGGTGCTGATCTCGCTGGGCGGCTGGAGCTGGTCGACGTACTTCTCGAACGCCGCCCGCACCGACGCGTCCCGCAAGGCGTTCGTGGCCTCCTGCATCGACCTCTACCTCAAGGGCAACCTTCCGGTCCTCGACGGTGGCAGTGGCGGCCCGGGCGCCGCCGCCGGCGTCTTCGACGGCATCGACCTCGACTGGGAGTGGCCGAACTGGCCCGGTGAGCCCGGCAACGTGGTCCGCCCGGAGGACCGGCGGAACTTCACCGAGCTGGTCGCCGAGTTCCGCCGGCAACTGGACGCGTACGGCCGGACGACCCGCAGGCACCACCCGCTGACCGCCTTCCTGCCGGCCAACCCGGCGGCCATGGACGCCGGCTACGAGGGCCGCGAGATCTTCCGGTACCTGGACTTCGCCGCGGTGCAGGGCTACGACTTCCACGGCGGGTGGGACCCGGTGACCAACCAGCAGTCGGCGCTGCGCGTACCCTCGGGAGCGCCGGACGACCCGGACTTCTCCGCCGAGGTGGCGATCGACGGCTGGCTCGCCCGTGGTGCGCCGCGCGAGAAGCTGGTCCTGGGCATCCCGTACTACGGCCGGGGCTGGACCGGCGTCAGCGGGAGCGGCAACGGCCTCTTCCAGCCCGCGACCGGGCCCGCGCCGGCCACCTTCGAGGCCGGCTACGAGGACTACCGGCAGCTCAAGACCCTGGCCGGCAACGGCTTCACCGTCCACCGCGACCTTCGTGCCGGGCATGCCTGGTTGTTCGACGGCACGACCTTCTGGACGTACGACGATCCGGCGGTGGTGTTGCAGAAGACGCTGTACATCCGACGGGCCGGCCTGGCCGGAGCGATGGTCTGGTCGTTGGACGGCGACGACGACAACGCCACGTTGACCAAGACGATCGGCCTCGGGCTCGCGACGCCGTAGCCGCGCGCCGCGGTAGCGCTCCTACAGGCCGCGAGACGGCGTGCGCGGAGGTCAGTGGCCCTGCCGGTCGGACGCCCACCGGTCGAATTCTTCGCGAACGGCGGCGGCACCGGCCGGCACCACCTGACTCGCGGTGGCGGAGACGGCGTCCTGCATCTCGTCCGCCAGCCAGGCCGGGCCGCCGCCGGCCGCCCGCAGCTGCGTCAGGCCTGCCCGGCCCAGCACCACGGCGGCGACGAGGTAGCCCCCGGTGAGTCCCGCCGTGGCCAGTCTGCGGGGCAGGAAGGTCTCCAGCAGGCGCAGCGCGGTCGCCGAGGCAGCCCCGGCGCCCAGGACCACACACCCGCCGGCGGTGGCGAGCAGCGCCAGACCGACCCCCGCCGGACGAACCGCCCTCAGGACGTGCGTGCGTACCTCGCGGACCTCCGCGCGCACCACCTCCGCCACCTCGGCAGCCAAGCGGTCGGTCGGACCGGCCGCCCGTCCGATTCCGCCGGACCGTCCCGCTGCCGCGTCACTCATGGGCCCGCTCCTCCTCCGTTGGGGGCAGCCGCTTACCCATGAACGTCACCGCCATACCTGCCCCGACGGCCGGGGCGGAAGCTGGGACGAAGGTGACAAGGAGAGCTGAGCGGTGCCCGGACCCGTCAGCGATGCATGTGCAGGCGGATCGTGGTGGCACCGGGCCTGGTGTGCACGCGCACCAGATCGCAGAGTTGGTTGACCAGGACAAGTCCTCGGCTGCCCGGCTGCCGCGGTGGCACGGGAAGCCGGCCGGCGAGCGGGTTGGTGATGTGCCCGGTGTCGCTGAGCTGGCAGATCAGGCGCGTGGCGTCGGTCCAGACCGCGACGGTACCGCCCCCGGTGGTGTGTCTGACCGTGTTCACCGCCAGTTCGTTGACCGCCAGGGTCAGGTCCGAGACGCGGTCCGGGTGCAGCCCGGCGGCGACGGCGTGCGCGGTCACGAACCCGCGGATGGCCGGGAGAGCGTGCGCGTCGACGGCGATGGTGCTCGCCCGGGCAGGCGGATCCGGCAGCGGCAGGTTGAACCCGGCGGCCACCGCGACCGGGTCCGCGTAGTACGGGCTCGCCCACTCCGCGCCGTCCTTCTGCAGGACCGGGTGGGTGCGGCAGGCGTCGTCGAGCCAGCTCCGGTCCAGGCGGCTGGTGTCGTAGGGGCAGAGAATGGTGGCCTGCCGGCCGGCGAACGCCGCGTTGATCAGGGCCTCGTGCTGGGCGCAGGCGGGGTATTCGACAGCGGTCCGGCCGGCCCAGATGGGCTCGCCGATGATGCGTACCCGCTTGCCCGGGTGCGCGGCGGCGAAGGCGAGCAGGACGCCGGGAATGATCCGCCCCGGGTTGCGCCCGGCCTCGCTCATGTCGTGCAACTGCACCCGGTCCGCGTCGACGCCGAGCGCGGTACGGATCTGGTGGAGGTTGTCCCCCGGTACCGCGACCATGACCGGCTCGTCGGCGGCGAGGCCGGCGTGGATGAACGGCACGGTGCCGGCCAGATACTCCTCGCGGTCGCCGTAGAAGAGGGCGGGGTGGACGAACCTGTCGGTCCTGGTGGCGACCGAGATGCTCATGCGGCAGCCTCCGAGTGCGTGGTCCAGCCGCCTCGTCGGGCCACCGCAGCGTCAGTCCGGATACCTGGTTGGCGCCGGTCAGGTGAAGTGTACGGCCGGGGCGACCGCACGGCCGGTCAGCCCCGACCCGGCCCGGACTGCCGCCGCTGCCTGAGCGGACGACTCCCGCCGGCGGCGGCCCGGCGGTGACGGTCGGCCCCCGGGCTCACACCGGACCTGCCGGTCGCCTGGATGGCGAGCAGGGCGATGTCGTCGGTCGGCTGTTCGCCGGCGAGTGTGCTCATGATACGGGCGCAGACCGCTTCGGCGGCACCTGGTTCGACGGCCGCGCAGAGCCGTTCGATGCCGGTGTCGATGACTTCGCCGCGGCGTTCGACGAGCCCGTCGGTGTAGCAGACCAGCACTGCCTCGGCGGGGAACGCGACCTCGGTGTGTCGGCGGGCCGGTCGATCCGGGCGCACACCCAGTGGAAGATCGACTGGGATGTTCAGCGTGTCGGCCGACTGTCCCGGTGCGGCCAGCACGGGTGGCAGGTGCCCGGCGAGGGACATCCGAATGACGGTGCGGTCCGGGGAGATCATCGCGTACAGGACCGTGGCGAGGTTCCCGGCCTCGAAATGGTGGATCTTACGGTCCAGCAGCGTCAGCGCGCTCGCCGGATCGTCGCAGATCAAGGCGTACGCGCGCAGCGCGCTGCGCAGCCGCCCCATCACGACCGCCGAGCGCAGCCCGTGTCCCGACACGTCGCCGATGACGACGCCCAGCCAGCCGGACGGGAGGGTGAACACGTCGTACCAGTCACCGCCCACGCCGGCGTCGTGGCCGGGCACGTAGCGGGCGGCCATGTCCACGCCCGGCGCGTCGGGCAGGTGGGTGGGCAGCAGGCTGCGTTGCAGGGCGAGGGCGGCGGTGCGGTCGATGCTGCTGGCCCGGCTCCGGCTGGCCAGGCTCGCCCGGTCGGCGGCGAGTTGCAGCACCTGCACGTCGTCGTCGGTGAATCGGTGCGGCTGGAGGCAGCCGACGTGCAGTACGCCGATCACCTCGCCGCCGGCGCGCATCGGCACACCCAACAGCGAGCAGACCCCTCTGTCGAACAGCACCGGGTCGTCCGCGGCCGTGACCTCGTCCAGCACGACGGGCTGCTTCTCCCGGGCGATCTGGCCGGCGAAGCCGCGGCCGACGGAGATCCGAGAGCCCTGCCGGACCTCGTTCTCCAACCCCCTCGTCGCGGTGGCCACGAACTGCCGGGCGTGCACGTCCAGCAGCAGGATGGCGGCGGTGTCGACCCGCAACACCTCTCGGACCCGGTCGAGGAGTTCGTCGAGAAGGTCGTCGACGTCAAGCTTGGACAGCGCGGCGTCGGTGACCGCCTCGATACGGCGTAACCGCTCGTCGCTCCCGCCACCCTGGACGCCAATCACGGCAGAATCCTAGTCCTCCCCGGCCCGGAGCAGCCCCTCAGCAGCGTCAACCGTCCCTGTCATCCTGCTGATCTCGGGGTGGTTCGTTCCGACGAATCGGTCACCGGGGTGATCGGCGCTCGTCCGCCCCCGGCAGGTGGTGCGGGCCGACCGGGTCGGCTCCGCCGCCACACCGAGCAGAACGTGCTCCTACCGCATGTCGACGGAGATCGGTGCGCTGAGTCGGCCCTCGTTCCCGCTGCGATCCAGGCCGGACACGCAGTAGGAGAGCGGGCGGTCGGCGGGGGCGGTGCGGTCGACCCAGCCGGCTCCCCGGGCGGTGCCGACGAGCCGGGCCGCGTCGCCGTCCACCCGGTAGACGGCGAAGCTCGCGGCACCGTCTCCGCGCCAGGTCAGCGCCACCCCGCCGGCGTCGCGCCGCGCGCCGGTGATCGCGGGTACGGCGGGCGGCGCCGCCGGTAGCTGCGCCATCGTGGGCACCAGCGCCGGGCCGGCGTAGTGCGCTGCGCTGTACCGGCTGACGGCGCCGAGCTTGTCAGCGCGGACCTGACTGGCGCTGAAGTGCACGCTTCCGCGCACCCCGTGCCGACGGTTGAGGGCGAGCTGGCGGTCCAGCTCGGCCGGGTCGCGCCAGGCGCCGCGCTCCCCCACCCGGTAGTCGGCCTGGCCGATGTAGAGCTGCACGCGGGTGCCCTGCACCGTGGCCGCCCACCACGGCAGCAGCTTGGCGTAGTCGGCCCGGTCGAATCCGATGTGCCAGTAGAGCTGCGGCACCACGTAGTCGAGCCACTGCTGCCGGACCCAGAGCCGGGTGTCGGCGTAGATGTCGTCGTAGCTCTGCAGACCGGCGGTCGGCGAGCCGGCCGGGTCGGTGCGCTTGTTGCGCCAGATGCCGAACGGGCTGATGCCGAACTTGACCCACGGCTTGATCGCTTTGATCCGCTGGCTCATCTCGCGGACCAGCGTGTTCACGTTGTCCCGGCGCCAGGCGTGCTTGTCCGCGAAGCGCCGGCCGTAGCGGGCGAACGCCGCGTCGTCCGGGAAGTCCTGCCCGGCCTCCGGGTACGGGTAGAAGAAGTCGTCGAAGTGCACGCCGTCGACGTCGTAGCGCTGGACCGCCTCCAGCATCGAGTCCTCGACGAACGCGCGGGCCTCGGGGATGCCCGGGTTGAAGTAGAGGCGACTGCCGGGCCGGTCGGCGCTGGGATAGGTCACCACCCAGTCGGGGTGCCGCCGCAGCGGATGCGTCGGCGCCAACTGGTCCAGCCGGGGGCCGGGCCCCCCGACGGTGGCCGGCTGCCCGCCCCGGTACGGGTTGAACCAGGCGTGGAACTCCAGGTTGCGGGCGTGCGCCTCGCTGACCATGAACTCCATCGGGTCCCAGCCCGGGTCGCGGCCGTCGCGGCGTCCGGTCAGCCACTCCGACCAGGGCGCGTACTCCGACGGCCAGAGGGCGTCCCCGCTGGGCCGCACGTGCACGAAGACGGCGTTGTGGTTGCGCCGCACGGCCAGGTCGAGCCAGCCCCGGAACTCCGCCCGCGCCGTCTCGGCCGGCAACCCGCGCCGGCTCGGCCAGTCGATGTTGTTCACCGTCGTGATCCACATGCCACGCAACTCGCGCGACGCCCGCGCCGCCCGGCCGGCGCAGCGGGGAGCGGCGGACGCCGGGCCGCCGTCGGCTGCCGGGCCGAGGGCGGCCACGGCGCCGCGTTCGTCGTCGACGATCCGCTCTCGCACCGACCAGGCGCCGACCGCGACCGCCAGGGCGAGCGCGGTGACGACGGCGACGAGTGCGCGGGTACGACGACGGCGGTGAGCGGGCGGATCGGCGGCGGGCATTGCCTCAGTCTGCCCAGTGCCGCCCGGCCGGGTGAACCGGGTGGAGGGTTACTTAACGGTCAGCTAAGGCGGCGGGGTCGGAGGGCTTGGCGTCACCTCGATACGCGGCTGCCCGACCGCAATTCCGGTGGCGGTCCGGGACCGGCCGTTGCGAGACTCTGCGCTGTGCGAGAGTCGGACCGTTTCCGCGCCGCCGTCCGCACGTGGGCGGCCGGCGGCACGGACGCCGCGGCGGCCGCCGCGGCGGCCCGCGCACTGGCCCAGGATGGCCTGGCGACGGTGGTCCTCGTCGAAGGGGTCAGCGACCGGAGCGCGGTGGAGGCGCTGGCCGTCCGGCGCAACCGGGATCTGGCCGGCGAGGGCGTGTGCGTCCTGCCGATCGGCGGCGCGATGAGCGTCGGTCGGTTCCTGCGGCTCTTCGGCGCGCAGGGGCTCGCCGTGAACATCCGGGGGCTCTGCGACGAGGCCGAGGAGGGCTACTTCCGGCGCGGGTTGGAGCAGGCCGGCCTCGGCAGCCACCTGACCCGCTCCGGGATGGAGGCGTTGGGCTTCTACGTGTGCGTCGCCGATCTGGAGGACGAGCTGATCCGCGCGCTGGGCCCGGCCGGGGTCGAGCGGGTCCTGGCGGCCGAACGGGATCTGGCCCGCTTCCGGGTCTTCCAGAACCAGCCCGCGCAGCGCGGGCGCGCGATCGAGCGGCAGCTGCGCCGCTTCATGGGTACGACCAGCGGTCGCAAGGCCCGGTACGCCCGCGCGCTCGTCGACGCCCTCGACCCGAACCACGTACCCCGGCCGCTGGATCGCCTACTCGGACCGTCCCACTCCTGACCCGCGATCCGGCCCGCCTGCGCGGTGGCCGCCCCGAGGGACGTCCCCTCAGCGCAGCCGCCGGGCGGCGAACCTGGCGGGTGGCGCGGCGATCGCGTCCTGGGCCGCGATCAGCTGGATCTCCCGGGTGCCCGCCGCGAGGGTCGCCTCCAGTACGGCGAAGACGGAGGCGATGGTGCGTTCCAGCGCCGTGGCGGGCGAACCCGTCGTCCACAGGTGCGCGAGGTACAGCGCCGCGGTGACGTCGCCGCCGCCGTTGGGGCTGATCGGCAGCAGCGGGGTGGTCACCGCCCAGGCGCCCTCGTCGGAGACGGCCACCACCTCCAGCGACCCCACCGGCACGTCACCGTGCAGCACGCTGGTGACCAGGACGTGCCGGGGTCCCGTCGCGCGTACCACGTCGACCGCGTCCAGCAGCTCCGCCAGCGAGTTGGTGGCACGGCCGGCGAGGAAGTCCAGCTCGAAGTGGTTCGGGGTGATGATGTCCGCGCGCGGGACGACGGTGTCCCGCAGGTACTCCGGAATGCCCGGCCGGACGAACATCCCGCGGCCGGCGTCGCCCATCACCGGATCGCAGCAGTACACCGCGTCCGGGTTGGCGGCCTTCACCTTGTCGACGGCGTCGAGGATCACCGCACCCATCGCCGGGTCACCCTGGTAGCCCGACAGCACGGCGTCGGCGCTGCCGAGGACCCCGCGGTCGCCGATGCCCGCGATCACCTCGGCCACGTCGGCCGGCGCCAGCAGCGGCCCGCGCCACGCGCCGTACCCGGTGTGGTTCGAGAAGTGGACCGTCACCACCGGCCACACCTCGTGCCCGAGTCGCTGAAGCGGGAAGGCGGCCGCGGAGTTGCCGACGTGGCCGTAGGCGACCGAGGACTGGATGGACAGGATCTTCACCGGCCCATCATGGCGGTTCCCGCCGGCGCCACGCGTACGGCCCGCCGTACTGTCGGCTGACCCACTCCGGGCCAGGTGCCTTCAGGACACCGCTGGTCCGAGCCCTGTCCGGGGTCGGGCGCCGGCTATCGGACCTTACGAGTGGATCGCACCACGATGTCGTCGTACTCGGGGTGCTTGCCCAGCCACTCGGCGAGGAACGGGCAGATCGGCACCACGGTCCGGCCCCTGGCCCGCGCGTCGTCCATCACGGCGCGAGCGAGGGTCGATCCCAGGCCCCGGCCTTCGAA comes from Micromonospora purpureochromogenes and encodes:
- a CDS encoding glycoside hydrolase family 18 protein, coding for MRPIRHRRLTAVVALATVLVTAAPPTAAGADDSGNRRAGYHRVGYFTQWGIYGRAFPVRKLDTSGAASRLTHVNYAFGNVSEDGRCFVDGGPGEGDAWADYQRPVPAQESVDGVADAWGEPLNGNFGQLAKLKAKHPGLQVLISLGGWSWSTYFSNAARTDASRKAFVASCIDLYLKGNLPVLDGGSGGPGAAAGVFDGIDLDWEWPNWPGEPGNVVRPEDRRNFTELVAEFRRQLDAYGRTTRRHHPLTAFLPANPAAMDAGYEGREIFRYLDFAAVQGYDFHGGWDPVTNQQSALRVPSGAPDDPDFSAEVAIDGWLARGAPREKLVLGIPYYGRGWTGVSGSGNGLFQPATGPAPATFEAGYEDYRQLKTLAGNGFTVHRDLRAGHAWLFDGTTFWTYDDPAVVLQKTLYIRRAGLAGAMVWSLDGDDDNATLTKTIGLGLATP
- a CDS encoding phage holin family protein, with product MSDAAAGRSGGIGRAAGPTDRLAAEVAEVVRAEVREVRTHVLRAVRPAGVGLALLATAGGCVVLGAGAASATALRLLETFLPRRLATAGLTGGYLVAAVVLGRAGLTQLRAAGGGPAWLADEMQDAVSATASQVVPAGAAAVREEFDRWASDRQGH
- a CDS encoding sensor histidine kinase; protein product: MSISVATRTDRFVHPALFYGDREEYLAGTVPFIHAGLAADEPVMVAVPGDNLHQIRTALGVDADRVQLHDMSEAGRNPGRIIPGVLLAFAAAHPGKRVRIIGEPIWAGRTAVEYPACAQHEALINAAFAGRQATILCPYDTSRLDRSWLDDACRTHPVLQKDGAEWASPYYADPVAVAAGFNLPLPDPPARASTIAVDAHALPAIRGFVTAHAVAAGLHPDRVSDLTLAVNELAVNTVRHTTGGGTVAVWTDATRLICQLSDTGHITNPLAGRLPVPPRQPGSRGLVLVNQLCDLVRVHTRPGATTIRLHMHR
- a CDS encoding PP2C family protein-serine/threonine phosphatase, producing the protein MIGVQGGGSDERLRRIEAVTDAALSKLDVDDLLDELLDRVREVLRVDTAAILLLDVHARQFVATATRGLENEVRQGSRISVGRGFAGQIAREKQPVVLDEVTAADDPVLFDRGVCSLLGVPMRAGGEVIGVLHVGCLQPHRFTDDDVQVLQLAADRASLASRSRASSIDRTAALALQRSLLPTHLPDAPGVDMAARYVPGHDAGVGGDWYDVFTLPSGWLGVVIGDVSGHGLRSAVVMGRLRSALRAYALICDDPASALTLLDRKIHHFEAGNLATVLYAMISPDRTVIRMSLAGHLPPVLAAPGQSADTLNIPVDLPLGVRPDRPARRHTEVAFPAEAVLVCYTDGLVERRGEVIDTGIERLCAAVEPGAAEAVCARIMSTLAGEQPTDDIALLAIQATGRSGVSPGADRHRRAAAGGSRPLRQRRQSGPGRG
- a CDS encoding glycoside hydrolase family 10 protein, translating into MPAADPPAHRRRRTRALVAVVTALALAVAVGAWSVRERIVDDERGAVAALGPAADGGPASAAPRCAGRAARASRELRGMWITTVNNIDWPSRRGLPAETARAEFRGWLDLAVRRNHNAVFVHVRPSGDALWPSEYAPWSEWLTGRRDGRDPGWDPMEFMVSEAHARNLEFHAWFNPYRGGQPATVGGPGPRLDQLAPTHPLRRHPDWVVTYPSADRPGSRLYFNPGIPEARAFVEDSMLEAVQRYDVDGVHFDDFFYPYPEAGQDFPDDAAFARYGRRFADKHAWRRDNVNTLVREMSQRIKAIKPWVKFGISPFGIWRNKRTDPAGSPTAGLQSYDDIYADTRLWVRQQWLDYVVPQLYWHIGFDRADYAKLLPWWAATVQGTRVQLYIGQADYRVGERGAWRDPAELDRQLALNRRHGVRGSVHFSASQVRADKLGAVSRYSAAHYAGPALVPTMAQLPAAPPAVPAITGARRDAGGVALTWRGDGAASFAVYRVDGDAARLVGTARGAGWVDRTAPADRPLSYCVSGLDRSGNEGRLSAPISVDMR
- a CDS encoding TOPRIM nucleotidyl transferase/hydrolase domain-containing protein, whose protein sequence is MRESDRFRAAVRTWAAGGTDAAAAAAAARALAQDGLATVVLVEGVSDRSAVEALAVRRNRDLAGEGVCVLPIGGAMSVGRFLRLFGAQGLAVNIRGLCDEAEEGYFRRGLEQAGLGSHLTRSGMEALGFYVCVADLEDELIRALGPAGVERVLAAERDLARFRVFQNQPAQRGRAIERQLRRFMGTTSGRKARYARALVDALDPNHVPRPLDRLLGPSHS
- the pdxY gene encoding pyridoxal kinase PdxY, whose protein sequence is MKILSIQSSVAYGHVGNSAAAFPLQRLGHEVWPVVTVHFSNHTGYGAWRGPLLAPADVAEVIAGIGDRGVLGSADAVLSGYQGDPAMGAVILDAVDKVKAANPDAVYCCDPVMGDAGRGMFVRPGIPEYLRDTVVPRADIITPNHFELDFLAGRATNSLAELLDAVDVVRATGPRHVLVTSVLHGDVPVGSLEVVAVSDEGAWAVTTPLLPISPNGGGDVTAALYLAHLWTTGSPATALERTIASVFAVLEATLAAGTREIQLIAAQDAIAAPPARFAARRLR
- a CDS encoding GNAT family N-acetyltransferase codes for the protein MEFTVNDAPERERFEARDESGALAGVVTYQLTGNIIAYTHTEVDPQFEGRGLGSTLARAVMDDARARGRTVVPICPFLAEWLGKHPEYDDIVVRSTRKVR